A single region of the Calditrichota bacterium genome encodes:
- a CDS encoding Nif3-like dinuclear metal center hexameric protein, whose protein sequence is MVDRDRLEQFLAEFLKINEFDDYCVNGVQVEGRQKIKKIVLAVSVSQRLFREAAHRQADAIIVHHGLFWKNDPTPFSLKGLMRNRVAILLKNDISLFGYHLPLDAHPEIGNNAMILQILGLTQQEAVDVGFLGAFSKPISREELLRLVNDNLDTEAALFPFGKQQIKTVVVVSGGSSSLYPLAAALQADAFIAGEIKENHVREIEEAGLNFISAGHYNTERFGVQALGDYISQHFDVHCEYVDVPNPV, encoded by the coding sequence ATGGTTGATCGTGATCGGTTAGAACAATTTCTCGCTGAATTTTTGAAAATCAATGAGTTTGATGATTATTGCGTGAACGGCGTCCAGGTGGAAGGAAGGCAAAAAATTAAAAAAATTGTGCTCGCCGTCAGCGTGAGTCAGCGGCTATTTCGTGAAGCAGCGCACAGACAAGCCGACGCCATTATCGTTCATCACGGTTTGTTCTGGAAAAACGATCCGACGCCGTTTTCTTTGAAAGGATTGATGCGGAATCGAGTCGCGATTTTGCTCAAGAATGATATTTCTCTTTTTGGCTATCATCTGCCGCTCGACGCGCACCCGGAGATTGGAAATAATGCCATGATTTTGCAAATTCTTGGACTGACACAACAGGAAGCAGTCGACGTCGGATTTTTGGGCGCATTTAGCAAACCGATTTCCCGGGAAGAATTGCTTCGATTGGTCAATGACAATCTTGACACGGAAGCGGCGCTTTTTCCCTTTGGAAAACAACAAATCAAGACAGTCGTTGTTGTCAGCGGCGGGAGTTCCAGCCTTTACCCACTGGCTGCTGCTTTGCAGGCAGACGCGTTCATCGCCGGAGAAATCAAAGAAAATCATGTGCGTGAAATTGAAGAGGCGGGACTGAATTTCATCAGCGCCGGCCACTACAACACGGAGAGATTTGGCGTCCAGGCATTGGGCGACTACATTTCTCAACATTTTGACGTGCACTGCGAATACGTGGATGTGCCGAATCCGGTTTAA
- a CDS encoding PAS domain S-box protein — MRIQLLLATNDSSCQSFFQQGLRFYQHLFRLEICNSIDELLQRSFTIPYNLIILDSALRATPQFPILLSKKAELREPLLVTVEREQEILFWRQYFPDTEKIIVRSPRLLKQLPFLLQTIFQKEQIFRQRATEREKTARFPGTDSGEEAVSGFCLLDQKYRFISVHPKISKMLGYSENELLALSLDDLIHPEQFVSYQHWLSEAAKTEKSRPFLTSLFTRSGDIIPAKLQYQPYRNAQDELLHYQMEIQFLSQTAKDSFSRNGHIDQLKMVTEISNIMRAGRDKSLHGYLESIARLAATLFKFHRITLALLDRRRGAFLKQIMLGYSTSNGHREKVLEIPQAVIRKIFEQKYNVRVIYRNKQLDRFQLEPFSLEERRLQAREDGNSWDPNNVIILNLSDQKQNSFGYISMDQPIGRFSPQRNIFHNLELYSKLASLAIENFYQYASLEKRTRRLKRLLITGNIFKLALTGTEVMREMVWSIRFSLDFQLVMLGIIDPKSKKVIIKSVSCHDHVKTLQLQDLTIPLDQLKNSLNSHELIGSAVLTRRPDDVFQPMKNIYYDNKFERSDGKSWNWWHTLIVPVPGANKSPLGYLFVDDPADSLLPSREIIQTLEIFAQQLSIALNNRYLYLQEKKKLETLRQRIAAGSKSASSKTQSWLKDILFR; from the coding sequence ATGCGCATTCAGTTGCTTTTAGCTACCAATGATTCATCGTGCCAGAGTTTTTTTCAGCAGGGATTGCGATTTTACCAGCATCTTTTTCGGCTGGAGATTTGCAATTCCATCGATGAATTACTGCAGCGGTCATTCACGATTCCCTACAATTTGATCATTTTGGATTCAGCGTTGCGCGCTACGCCGCAGTTTCCGATCTTGTTGAGCAAAAAAGCTGAATTGCGCGAACCGCTGCTTGTCACAGTCGAAAGGGAACAGGAGATACTTTTTTGGCGACAATATTTTCCTGACACCGAAAAAATCATCGTCCGATCGCCGAGATTGCTAAAGCAGCTTCCTTTTCTGCTTCAGACTATTTTTCAAAAGGAACAAATATTTCGACAACGTGCAACAGAGAGGGAAAAAACGGCGCGATTCCCAGGTACTGATTCCGGCGAAGAAGCGGTTTCCGGCTTTTGTCTCCTTGATCAAAAATACAGATTCATCTCCGTTCATCCGAAAATTTCCAAAATGCTCGGATATTCGGAAAACGAGTTGCTGGCATTGTCTCTGGACGATTTGATTCATCCGGAGCAATTTGTTTCCTACCAGCACTGGCTGTCGGAAGCCGCCAAGACAGAAAAATCGAGACCGTTTCTGACTTCATTATTTACCAGGAGCGGCGATATTATTCCCGCAAAATTGCAATATCAACCCTACCGCAACGCGCAGGACGAACTTCTCCATTATCAGATGGAGATTCAATTTCTTTCGCAGACAGCAAAGGACAGTTTTTCCAGAAATGGTCATATCGATCAATTAAAAATGGTCACCGAGATTAGCAATATCATGCGCGCGGGTCGGGACAAATCGCTGCACGGTTATCTGGAGAGCATCGCCCGGCTGGCAGCGACGCTGTTTAAATTTCACCGCATCACGCTGGCGTTGCTGGATCGGCGTCGGGGAGCGTTTCTCAAACAAATCATGCTCGGATATTCGACGTCCAACGGTCATCGGGAAAAAGTTCTGGAAATTCCGCAGGCAGTCATTCGAAAAATTTTCGAGCAAAAATACAACGTGCGCGTCATCTACCGCAACAAACAATTGGACAGATTCCAGCTCGAGCCGTTTTCGCTGGAAGAACGCCGTTTGCAGGCGCGCGAAGATGGCAACTCGTGGGATCCCAACAACGTCATTATTCTGAACCTTTCCGATCAAAAACAAAACAGTTTCGGCTACATTTCCATGGATCAACCTATTGGCAGATTTTCTCCGCAAAGAAATATTTTTCATAATCTGGAACTTTATTCCAAATTAGCTTCACTGGCAATCGAAAATTTTTATCAATACGCCAGTCTGGAAAAACGCACGCGACGTTTGAAACGGCTTTTGATCACTGGCAATATTTTTAAATTAGCGCTCACCGGAACCGAAGTCATGCGGGAAATGGTGTGGTCAATTCGTTTCTCTTTGGATTTTCAACTGGTCATGCTGGGCATCATCGATCCGAAATCGAAAAAAGTGATCATCAAATCTGTCTCCTGCCACGATCACGTGAAAACCTTGCAATTGCAGGACTTGACCATTCCGCTGGATCAACTGAAAAACTCGCTGAACTCACACGAACTCATCGGCTCTGCGGTTCTGACGCGCAGGCCGGATGACGTTTTTCAGCCGATGAAAAACATTTACTATGACAACAAATTCGAGCGTTCTGATGGCAAGAGTTGGAATTGGTGGCATACATTGATTGTTCCTGTTCCCGGAGCAAATAAATCTCCGCTGGGCTATCTTTTCGTTGACGATCCGGCGGACAGTCTGCTGCCGTCCCGCGAAATAATTCAGACGCTGGAAATTTTTGCCCAGCAGCTCTCCATTGCGCTAAACAATCGCTATCTCTATTTGCAGGAAAAAAAGAAATTGGAAACTTTGCGACAAAGGATTGCGGCTGGCAGTAAATCCGCTTCATCAAAAACGCAGAGTTGGCTGAAAGATATTTTATTTCGCTGA